A genomic segment from Paenibacillus sp. FSL K6-1096 encodes:
- a CDS encoding alanine--glyoxylate aminotransferase family protein, which produces MKRYEDLSPSLRCIMTPGPVEVDPRVLRAMSYPVLGQFDPEFTDMMNETMEMLRQLFATTNQWAYPIDGTSRSGIEAVMVSLIAPGDRVLIPIFGRFGHLLHEIAERCGAEVHTIETRWGSVFAPEEVTAAIRSFKPDVVAIVHGETSTGRVQPLAEIGRACREQDALLIVDAVATIGGVPVETDAWMLDAVVGGTQKCLSIPSGMAPVTYNSRAEAKLLKRKQVERGLRSGAGAASELPVIRSNYFDLGMLQDYWSPGRLNHHTEMTSMLYALREGLRLVLEEGLEARHARHRLHERALTAGLAAMGLELYGDAESKLTVVACVLIPPGIDGESVRSMLLHHFGIEIASSFGPLQGRIWRIGTMGFSCRENNVLRLLGALEAVLMRHGYAVPAGEAVQAALDVYETEGR; this is translated from the coding sequence ATGAAGCGGTACGAGGATCTGTCGCCGTCCTTACGGTGTATCATGACCCCGGGCCCGGTTGAGGTGGACCCGCGCGTGCTGCGGGCCATGTCTTATCCGGTGCTGGGGCAATTTGATCCCGAATTTACAGATATGATGAATGAGACGATGGAAATGCTGCGGCAGCTGTTCGCTACAACGAACCAGTGGGCCTATCCCATAGACGGCACCTCGCGCTCCGGGATTGAAGCGGTGATGGTCAGCCTGATTGCGCCGGGAGACCGGGTGCTTATCCCCATTTTCGGCCGCTTCGGGCATCTGCTGCATGAAATTGCTGAGCGCTGCGGCGCTGAGGTGCATACGATCGAGACGCGCTGGGGCAGCGTCTTCGCGCCGGAGGAGGTAACCGCAGCGATCCGCAGCTTCAAGCCCGATGTGGTGGCGATCGTCCACGGGGAGACCTCCACCGGCCGTGTCCAGCCGCTGGCGGAGATCGGGCGGGCCTGCCGGGAGCAGGACGCCCTGCTGATTGTGGATGCAGTAGCCACGATCGGCGGAGTGCCTGTGGAGACGGATGCCTGGATGCTGGACGCCGTGGTTGGCGGAACGCAGAAATGCCTGTCCATTCCTTCGGGGATGGCTCCGGTCACGTACAACAGCCGGGCTGAGGCCAAGCTGCTGAAGCGCAAGCAGGTCGAGCGGGGCCTGCGGAGCGGCGCCGGTGCCGCAAGTGAGCTGCCGGTGATCCGCAGCAACTATTTCGACCTGGGCATGCTGCAGGACTACTGGAGCCCCGGGCGGTTGAACCATCATACGGAGATGACCTCCATGCTCTATGCCTTACGCGAGGGTCTCCGGCTGGTGCTGGAGGAAGGTCTGGAAGCCCGTCACGCCCGGCACCGGCTCCATGAGCGCGCCCTTACCGCCGGTCTGGCGGCGATGGGCCTGGAGCTGTACGGCGATGCGGAGAGCAAGCTGACCGTAGTTGCCTGTGTGCTGATTCCCCCGGGCATCGACGGGGAGTCTGTCCGTTCCATGCTGCTGCATCACTTCGGCATTGAGATCGCCAGCTCGTTCGGCCCGCTGCAGGGCAGGATCTGGCGGATCGGAACGATGGGCTTCAGCTGCCGTGAGAACAATGTGCTGCGCCTGCTCGGGGCGTTGGAGGCCGTGCTTATGCGCCACGGATATGCGGTGCCTGCCGGTGAGGCGGTTCAGGCGGCACTTGACGTATATGAGACAGAGGGTAGATAA